From Desulfuromonas soudanensis, the proteins below share one genomic window:
- a CDS encoding CheR family methyltransferase, whose protein sequence is MTTRPKKNPAPKSSLTFPIVGIGASAGGLEALESFLGRVPEKSGLAFVVIQHLDPTHKGLMPELLQRTTVMEVFQGKDNLEVKPNCVYVIPPNRDMSILHGVLHLFEPAEPRGLRLPIDFFLRSLAEDRQEYSIGVILSGMGSDGTIGLRAIKEKGGLVLVQEPASAKFDSMPRSVINAGLADLIAPAGDLPGKILEFLSHARVLAKAPRPLGEKEQNSHAKVLILLRAKTGHDFSMYKKNTLDRRIERRMSIHKLDKISSYVRLLQENPQELDLLFKELLIGVTSFFRDPEAWDTLRDEVIPALIETHRAGGVLRAWSVGCSTGEEAYSLAIVFKEALEQTKPEGNFTLQIFATDLDKDGIDKARQGIYPPNIVADVSSARLRRFFVKEEGGYRIGKEIREMVTFATQNVVKDPPFTKLDILICRNLLIYLTPEVQKRLLPLFHYSLNPGGVLFLGSSESVSASTELFVPLSTKLRLFGRRETVLAEPVVFPAAFALAFTGEPTESINLKPQPNLQLLAEQLLLQTFSPPAVLVNDRGDILYISGRTGKYLEPAAGKANWNIYAMARQGLRFDLGIAFQKALRQKNSITVKGLKIGESDGTQGVDITVQAIEEPEALRGMAMIVFTDVPTPPEKKTSAPSGTAPATNTQVHEMEKNLQRIREELQMTREEMQSSQEELKSVNEELQSANEELQSTNEELTTSREEMQSLNEELQTVNAEQQSKMDELSRVNNDMKNLLNSTEIVTVFLDKKLRIRRFTSGADKLFKLLPGDVGRPLSDIVSDLRYPDLAEDAEEVLRTLIFSEKEIETSDGRWYSVRIMPYRTMEDVIGGVVITFLNITAAKMLERSLREEIAELRSRLESGP, encoded by the coding sequence GTGACTACTCGACCCAAAAAGAATCCGGCACCGAAAAGCTCCCTCACTTTTCCCATTGTCGGCATCGGCGCCTCCGCCGGCGGGCTGGAGGCACTGGAGTCGTTTCTCGGCCGGGTGCCGGAGAAAAGCGGCCTGGCCTTTGTCGTCATCCAGCACCTTGACCCGACCCACAAGGGGCTCATGCCCGAACTCCTCCAGCGCACCACGGTCATGGAGGTTTTCCAGGGGAAGGACAATCTGGAGGTCAAGCCGAACTGCGTCTACGTGATCCCCCCGAACCGGGACATGTCCATCCTGCACGGCGTGCTGCACCTCTTCGAGCCGGCGGAACCCCGCGGCCTGCGTCTCCCCATCGATTTTTTCCTCCGCTCCCTGGCTGAAGACCGGCAGGAATACAGTATCGGCGTCATACTCTCCGGCATGGGTTCGGACGGCACCATCGGCCTGCGGGCCATTAAGGAAAAAGGGGGCCTGGTGCTGGTCCAGGAGCCGGCCTCCGCCAAATTCGACAGCATGCCCCGAAGCGTCATCAATGCCGGGCTCGCCGACCTGATCGCCCCTGCCGGGGATCTCCCCGGCAAGATCCTCGAATTCCTGAGTCACGCCCGTGTCCTGGCCAAGGCCCCGCGCCCCCTCGGCGAGAAGGAACAAAATTCTCATGCCAAGGTCCTCATCCTGCTGCGCGCCAAGACCGGCCACGATTTCTCCATGTACAAGAAGAACACCCTGGACCGCCGGATCGAACGGCGCATGAGCATTCACAAGCTGGACAAAATCAGTTCCTACGTCCGTTTACTGCAGGAGAATCCCCAGGAGTTGGATCTCCTTTTCAAGGAACTCCTCATCGGGGTGACCAGCTTCTTCCGTGACCCGGAGGCCTGGGACACACTGCGGGACGAGGTCATTCCGGCGCTCATTGAAACACACCGGGCCGGAGGAGTGCTTCGGGCTTGGTCGGTCGGCTGTTCCACCGGAGAGGAAGCCTATTCCCTGGCCATCGTCTTCAAGGAGGCGCTGGAACAGACCAAGCCGGAAGGCAATTTCACCCTGCAGATCTTTGCCACCGACCTGGACAAGGACGGGATCGACAAAGCCCGCCAGGGGATCTATCCGCCCAACATCGTGGCGGACGTCTCCTCCGCGCGTCTCCGCCGGTTCTTTGTCAAGGAAGAGGGAGGCTACCGGATCGGCAAGGAGATCCGGGAGATGGTGACTTTCGCCACACAGAACGTCGTCAAGGACCCTCCCTTCACCAAGCTGGACATCCTCATCTGCCGCAACCTTTTGATCTACCTGACGCCGGAAGTGCAGAAAAGGCTCCTCCCTCTCTTTCACTACAGTCTGAACCCGGGTGGCGTCCTCTTTCTGGGGAGTTCCGAATCGGTCAGCGCCTCGACTGAGCTTTTCGTGCCGCTCTCCACCAAGTTGAGACTCTTCGGCCGGCGCGAAACCGTCCTGGCCGAACCGGTCGTCTTTCCCGCCGCCTTTGCTCTGGCTTTTACGGGTGAGCCCACGGAATCCATTAATTTAAAGCCCCAGCCCAATCTTCAGTTGCTTGCGGAACAACTTCTGCTGCAAACATTTTCACCCCCGGCTGTCCTGGTCAACGACAGAGGGGACATCCTCTATATCAGCGGACGGACGGGCAAATATCTGGAGCCGGCAGCCGGCAAGGCCAACTGGAATATCTACGCCATGGCCCGTCAGGGATTGCGGTTTGATCTGGGCATCGCCTTCCAGAAAGCCCTCCGGCAAAAAAATTCAATTACCGTCAAAGGTCTCAAAATCGGGGAGAGCGACGGGACCCAGGGTGTGGATATTACGGTCCAGGCGATTGAAGAGCCGGAAGCGTTGCGGGGGATGGCCATGATCGTCTTTACAGACGTGCCAACGCCTCCGGAAAAGAAAACCTCTGCCCCCTCCGGAACGGCTCCGGCCACCAACACCCAGGTTCACGAAATGGAGAAGAACCTGCAGCGCATTCGCGAAGAGCTGCAGATGACTCGTGAAGAGATGCAATCCTCGCAGGAAGAGCTCAAATCCGTAAACGAGGAGCTGCAGTCCGCCAACGAGGAGCTGCAGTCGACCAACGAGGAGCTGACCACCTCCCGGGAAGAAATGCAGTCCCTCAACGAAGAGTTGCAGACGGTGAACGCCGAGCAGCAGTCGAAGATGGACGAATTGTCGCGGGTGAACAACGACATGAAGAATCTGCTCAACAGCACGGAAATCGTCACCGTCTTTCTCGACAAAAAGCTCAGGATCCGCCGTTTCACCTCGGGTGCGGACAAGCTCTTCAAGCTCCTCCCCGGCGATGTGGGGAGGCCCCTCTCCGACATCGTGAGCGACCTGCGTTATCCCGACCTGGCCGAAGACGCCGAGGAAGTGCTGCGGACGCTGATCTTTTCGGAGAAGGAAATCGAAACAAGCGACGGCCGCTGGTATTCGGTGCGCATCATGCCCTATCGCACCATGGAAGACGTGATCGGAGGAGTGGTCATCACCTTTTTGAACATCACGGCGGCCAAAATGCTGGAGAGGAGCCTGCGCGAAGAGATTGCCGAACTCCGGAGTCGACTCGAATCCGGGCCTTAA
- a CDS encoding hybrid sensor histidine kinase/response regulator — protein MKNSKSNGLPIADGELRILAEEQLVERSSSVEFPRNEEETQRLVHELEVHQIELEMQSEELRSAQEKLELSRDKYSELYDFAPVGYFTFDARGLIQEINLAGAQLLGIERGLLTNVPISRFIADAKGKKAFSGHLKNVLQKKGIQVCEIKLTQKNGQVMYAQVQSTALETNESQGRDILSSIVDVTVAKELESEIQDAREYAENIVETLRAPLVVLDSDLQILTANHCFYETFKVTPEETVGNFIYDVGNRQWDIPQLRVLVEEILPRNTVIKDYEVEHDFPGIGRKIILLSARQIFREKIGSDIILLAMEDITDRKQLETEIQDAREYAENIVETLREPLVVLNFDLKILTANHSFYETFKVTPEETIGNFIYDVGNRQWDIPQLRLLVEEILPLDTVINGYEVEHDFPGIGHKFILLNARQIFREKIGSDIILLAMEDITERKQAESALIQAGALQSAIFHSANFSSIATDEKGVIQIFNVGAEKMLGYTAAEVVNKNTPADISDPQEIIARAKALSTELKTTITPGFDALVFKARRGIEDIYELTYIRKDGSRFPAVVSVTALRDDQETIIGYLLIGTDNTARKKAEEALLQAGALQRAIFNSANFSSIATDEKGVIQIFNVGAERMLGYTAAEVMNKITPADISDPQEVIARAKALSIELDTKITPGFGALVFKARRGIEDIYELTYIRKDGSRFPAVVSVTALRDDQNAIIGYLLIGTDNTARKQIEEEQKELSQRLQDQQFYTRNLIEANIDAITTTDPSGIITDVNKQMGALTGRTRDELIGTPFKDYFTDPVLAAAGVKRVLKEKNISNYELTARARDGKETVVSFNANTHYDRDGKLQGIFFGARDVTERKRLDQALQEKNVELESARSVAEKANLAKSDFLSSMSHELRTPLGAILGFAQLMESGKPEPTPAQKRSIDQILKAGWYLLELINEILDLALIESGKLSLSLEPVSLEEVLHECEVMVEPQAKERGIRVIFSGLESPYFVNADRTRVKQLLLNLLSNAIKYNKEYGTITVSCTLNSPDFIRISVRDTGAGLTPEQLSQLFQPFNRLGQKGDVEEGTGIGLVVCKRLVELMGGVIGVESTVGEGSVFWFELIRTTEHQASAHIDQGAAISETTGQKDAQKSTLLYVEDNPANLMLVEDLLARRPDIRFLSAQDAIKGIEIARTSLPDVILMDINLPGISGIDALKILAGIPETAHIPVVALSANAIPRDIEKGLEAGFFRYLTKPIKVTEFMDTLDMTLKHAKTEAAKAAKKGKPKS, from the coding sequence ATGAAAAACAGTAAAAGTAATGGTCTGCCGATCGCAGACGGCGAATTGCGCATTCTTGCCGAAGAGCAGTTGGTGGAGAGATCATCCTCGGTGGAATTTCCCCGCAACGAGGAAGAGACGCAGAGACTCGTCCATGAACTTGAGGTCCACCAGATCGAGCTGGAGATGCAGAGCGAAGAACTCCGCAGCGCTCAGGAAAAGCTCGAATTGTCGCGGGATAAATATTCCGAGCTCTATGACTTTGCCCCCGTCGGCTATTTCACCTTTGACGCCCGCGGACTGATACAGGAAATCAATCTCGCCGGCGCCCAACTGCTGGGGATCGAGCGGGGCCTGCTGACCAATGTCCCCATCAGCCGCTTCATTGCTGATGCCAAGGGGAAAAAGGCTTTCAGCGGTCACCTCAAGAACGTTTTACAAAAAAAGGGCATCCAGGTTTGTGAAATCAAGCTGACGCAAAAAAACGGGCAGGTGATGTACGCCCAGGTTCAGAGTACCGCTCTGGAGACGAACGAGAGTCAGGGACGAGACATCCTTTCCTCCATCGTCGATGTCACTGTGGCCAAGGAGTTGGAATCGGAAATCCAGGATGCCCGGGAATATGCCGAGAACATCGTCGAAACCCTGCGTGCGCCTCTGGTCGTGCTGGACTCCGACCTGCAGATTCTAACGGCCAACCACTGCTTCTACGAGACGTTCAAGGTCACCCCCGAGGAAACCGTCGGAAACTTCATCTACGACGTCGGCAACCGGCAATGGGACATTCCCCAACTGCGCGTTCTCGTCGAGGAAATCCTCCCCCGGAATACCGTGATCAAGGATTATGAGGTCGAGCACGATTTCCCCGGCATCGGCCGCAAGATCATCCTCCTCAGCGCCCGGCAGATTTTCCGCGAGAAAATAGGCTCGGATATTATCCTTCTGGCCATGGAGGACATTACCGATCGCAAGCAGCTGGAAACGGAAATCCAGGATGCCCGGGAATATGCCGAAAACATTGTCGAAACCCTGCGCGAGCCGTTGGTGGTGCTCAATTTCGACCTAAAAATCCTCACCGCCAACCACAGCTTCTACGAAACGTTCAAGGTCACCCCCGAGGAAACGATCGGAAATTTCATCTACGACGTCGGCAACCGGCAATGGGACATTCCCCAGCTGCGACTCCTCGTCGAGGAAATTCTCCCCCTGGATACGGTAATCAATGGCTATGAAGTCGAGCATGATTTTCCCGGCATCGGCCACAAGTTTATCCTTCTCAACGCCCGACAGATCTTCCGGGAAAAAATCGGCTCCGACATTATTCTCCTGGCCATGGAGGATATCACCGAGCGCAAGCAGGCGGAATCGGCCCTGATCCAGGCGGGAGCCCTGCAGAGCGCGATATTCCACAGCGCCAACTTCTCCAGTATCGCCACGGACGAAAAGGGGGTCATCCAGATCTTCAATGTCGGTGCCGAAAAGATGCTCGGCTACACCGCCGCCGAGGTGGTGAACAAGAACACGCCGGCCGATATTTCCGATCCCCAGGAAATTATCGCCCGCGCCAAGGCGTTGAGCACCGAGCTCAAAACCACCATTACACCGGGCTTCGATGCCCTGGTCTTCAAGGCCCGGCGCGGCATCGAGGACATCTACGAGCTCACCTACATTCGCAAGGACGGAAGCCGCTTCCCGGCCGTCGTCTCCGTCACCGCCCTGCGCGACGATCAGGAGACCATCATCGGTTATCTGCTCATTGGCACCGACAACACGGCGCGAAAGAAGGCCGAAGAGGCCCTCCTCCAGGCGGGAGCGCTGCAGCGGGCGATTTTCAACAGCGCCAACTTCTCCAGCATCGCCACGGACGAAAAAGGAGTCATCCAGATCTTCAATGTCGGTGCCGAACGGATGCTCGGCTACACCGCCGCCGAAGTCATGAACAAGATCACCCCGGCCGACATTTCCGACCCGCAGGAGGTGATCGCCCGCGCCAAGGCGCTGAGCATCGAGCTCGACACCAAGATCACGCCGGGCTTTGGGGCCCTGGTCTTCAAGGCCCGCCGCGGCATCGAGGACATCTACGAGCTCACCTACATTCGCAAGGACGGCAGCCGCTTTCCGGCCGTCGTCTCCGTCACCGCCCTGCGCGATGATCAGAATGCCATCATCGGCTATCTGCTCATCGGTACCGACAACACCGCGCGCAAGCAGATCGAGGAAGAACAGAAGGAACTCAGCCAGCGCCTGCAGGACCAGCAGTTCTATACCCGCAACCTCATTGAAGCCAACATCGACGCGATCACGACCACCGATCCGTCCGGCATCATCACCGATGTCAACAAGCAGATGGGAGCGCTCACCGGACGGACGCGCGATGAACTGATCGGCACACCGTTCAAGGACTACTTCACCGATCCGGTACTCGCCGCGGCCGGGGTCAAACGGGTGCTGAAGGAAAAAAATATCTCCAACTACGAACTCACCGCCCGGGCCCGGGACGGCAAGGAGACGGTGGTCTCCTTCAACGCCAACACCCACTACGACCGGGACGGCAAACTGCAGGGGATTTTTTTCGGGGCACGCGATGTGACTGAACGTAAGCGCCTGGATCAGGCGTTGCAGGAAAAGAACGTCGAACTGGAGAGCGCCCGGTCCGTGGCGGAAAAGGCCAACCTCGCCAAATCGGATTTTCTCTCCAGCATGAGCCATGAACTGCGTACGCCGCTCGGCGCCATCCTCGGTTTTGCGCAGCTGATGGAATCGGGAAAACCGGAGCCGACCCCCGCCCAGAAGAGGAGCATCGACCAGATCCTCAAGGCCGGCTGGTACCTGCTGGAGCTCATCAACGAAATCCTCGACCTCGCCCTGATCGAGTCCGGGAAACTCTCCCTTTCACTGGAACCGGTCTCCCTCGAAGAGGTCCTGCACGAATGCGAGGTCATGGTCGAACCGCAGGCCAAAGAGCGGGGTATCCGGGTGATCTTTTCCGGGCTGGAATCTCCCTACTTCGTCAACGCCGACCGGACACGGGTGAAGCAGCTCCTCCTCAATCTTCTTTCCAATGCGATCAAATACAACAAGGAATACGGAACGATTACGGTCAGCTGCACCCTGAACTCTCCGGATTTTATCCGTATCAGCGTCCGCGACACCGGCGCGGGGCTGACTCCGGAGCAGCTTTCGCAACTCTTTCAGCCCTTCAATCGTCTCGGACAAAAAGGGGACGTCGAAGAAGGGACCGGCATCGGCCTGGTGGTCTGCAAACGTCTGGTCGAACTGATGGGAGGCGTCATCGGCGTGGAAAGCACCGTCGGGGAAGGGAGTGTTTTCTGGTTCGAACTGATTCGGACGACGGAACACCAGGCGTCCGCCCACATAGACCAGGGCGCGGCCATTTCCGAAACGACCGGCCAGAAGGACGCGCAGAAGAGCACCCTCCTCTACGTCGAGGACAACCCGGCGAACCTGATGCTCGTCGAAGATCTTCTGGCGCGCCGCCCCGACATCCGCTTTCTGAGTGCGCAAGACGCCATTAAAGGGATCGAAATCGCCCGCACCTCCCTGCCGGATGTCATCCTGATGGACATCAATCTCCCCGGCATCAGCGGCATCGATGCCCTGAAAATTCTCGCCGGCATCCCGGAAACGGCGCACATCCCCGTCGTTGCCCTCAGTGCCAATGCCATCCCCCGCGATATCGAAAAGGGCCTGGAGGCCGGATTCTTCCGTTATCTCACCAAACCGATCAAGGTCACCGAGTTCATGGATACGCTGGATATGACACTCAAACATGCAAAAACGGAAGCGGCCAAGGCAGCTAAAAAAGGAAAACCAAAATCATGA